Part of the Paludisphaera borealis genome, TAACCGAGGCCGCGGAGCACTTCGAGCACCTCGCTCCAGGTGGGGAACATCCGGCCGCTCTGCTGCTTGTAAGCGTTCATCGCGAGCATGAACTCCATCTCGGCCTGCGAGTAGTCGCGCTCGCAGGTGGTCGGGTCGACGAACCGCCTTCGTCCGCTGACCTGTCGGGCCATCGCCGCCCGGGTGGCTTGCTCGGTCGCCCGCCGATTCGACCATTCGGGAGTCGTCGCCTGGCCGCTGGCCGTCGTCGTCGTCGTCGTCGTCGTCGTAGCTCGCGTGGGTGCCAATGTCTGATACATTCCCTGTTGCTCCTCAAACCGCCGGTTTCGATGCTCGAACGCCTCGAGCGGCGATGACTTCATCCTGCCCCTGATGCCTTTCCCAATCGCGTGGCTCGTCGATGTTTCCAGCCTGAGACGCGACTTAAAAAGACTCCACGTTAAGCAACCTAAGCCTTGCCAGTGACATGATGCATGTCAGACTCATTATTTTCTCTGAATAACGGCGAGTTCGAGAGCCTCGCCCGCCGTCGCCGGAATCGGGGCGACGCTCGCAACACCTTGCCAGACAAGGCGATCGATCCATTCGAGAGGGGCTCGGAAAATCGCGTGAGTCGGAATGACACGTGTCACGTGGGAGGTGTTCGAGCGTAAACTGAAATTACGGAAGAACTCGAAAGCGCGGCGTCGCCAGGGGCGAGGCTGGGGACGAGGCGTTCGTCGAGATTCCTCGGCGAAGGACGCCTGTTTTCATGCCCAGGGTCTTCGCGTCGCGCCGGCCACTTCGGCGGTTGTTGGATCTTGCGTCGTCATCTCGCGGTCCCCCTTCTTGGCTTGGGTCAGGATACGCAACCCCATGACCGAACTTGATATCGACACGCTGGTGGATCAGCTCACGCTCATTGGACTAATCAGTCGCGATCAATATCGCGAGGCGCGCGCCGATGCGGCCGACAGCTCGGCCGAGGCCTTTCTCCGCGTGCTCATGCGCAAAGGGTGGTTGACGAGCTGGCAGCTTGAGCGGCTCAAGAAGGGGGACACCGGGAATTTCTTCTTCGGCAATTACCGGACCCTGTTCCACCTGGCGGAGGGGACGTTCGCTCGGGTTTACCGGGGCGAACGCGTCGACACCGGCGAGCCCGTGGCGATCAAGGTGCTTCGCCAGCGGTTCGCCCAGATGCCCGACGCCGTAAGGCGGTTTCAGAAGGAGGCCGAGGCCGGGATGCGGCTGCGGCATGAGAACATCGTCCTGATCACCGACGCCGGCCTGCACGACAGTCGCCCTTATATGGCGATGGAATACGTCGAGGGCATGAACCTGCGCGAGTTCCTTCGGCTTCGGATGCGGCTCAAGGGGCCGCAGGCTCTGCCGCTCATGATCGGCCTGGCCGAAGGGTTGAAATACTCGCACGAGCAAGGGGTCACCCACCGCGACCTCAAGGCGACGAACATCCTGATCTCGAATTCGGGCGTGGCCAAGCTCGTCGACTTCGGCCTGGCCACGATCGAGGGGGACGACGCCAAGGGGATGCACAGCCAGCGCACCGTCGACTATTCGGCCCTCGAGCGCACCTGTGGCAGCCCCAAGGGCGATCCGCGGTCCGACATCTTCTTCCTCGGCTGCGTCTTCTATCACATGCTGACGGGCCAGGTCGCGCTCGCCGATTCCGAGAGCACGGACCCGCTCAAGAAGATGCTCAAGCGCTCGTTCGGCGTCATCAAGCCGATCAGCGAGCACAGCTACCCGCCTGCCGAAGGGTTGAGCCGGATCATCGAGCGGATGATGAAGGTCGACGTCAAGGCGCGGTATCAGACGATGGAGGGCGTCGTCGACGACCTCAAGCACTTCCGCGATTCGGTGGCCGGAGGGGGCACGCACGCTCCGGCGGGGCACGTCGAAGGGAGCCTGGAAGAGGCCCTGGCACTCGATCCCTCGATCTTCCAGGCGCCTGTGGAGGCGCCAGAGTCCGAAGGGGAGCAGGCGGCCGAGATCAAGCCCGTCGCCTTGAAGAACATCCTCTGCGTCGAGGCTCAGTCGGAGATCCAGGACGCCATGCGGAAGACCCTCTCGCGAATGGGATACCGCGTGATGATCGTCGCCGACCCCGAGCGCGCCGCCGAACGCTACAGCGAGTCCCCCTCCGACGCCTTGATCTTCGACGTCGACGGCCTGGGCCCCGGCTCTCTCGACTCGCTCGCCGCCATGCGCGCGAAGGCCGAGGAAGACGGCCTGCCGTTCCTCGCCCTGGTCCTCCTCGGCCCTCGTCAGGACGTCCTCAAGGAGAAGCTGCCGGCGGCGGAACGGATGATCGTGCTTTCCAAGCCCCTCAAGCTCAGACAGGTTCAAGACGCGATCGCCGAGCTGCTTCCCGTCGCGTCGGCGACGGAGACGTC contains:
- a CDS encoding serine/threonine protein kinase; this translates as MTELDIDTLVDQLTLIGLISRDQYREARADAADSSAEAFLRVLMRKGWLTSWQLERLKKGDTGNFFFGNYRTLFHLAEGTFARVYRGERVDTGEPVAIKVLRQRFAQMPDAVRRFQKEAEAGMRLRHENIVLITDAGLHDSRPYMAMEYVEGMNLREFLRLRMRLKGPQALPLMIGLAEGLKYSHEQGVTHRDLKATNILISNSGVAKLVDFGLATIEGDDAKGMHSQRTVDYSALERTCGSPKGDPRSDIFFLGCVFYHMLTGQVALADSESTDPLKKMLKRSFGVIKPISEHSYPPAEGLSRIIERMMKVDVKARYQTMEGVVDDLKHFRDSVAGGGTHAPAGHVEGSLEEALALDPSIFQAPVEAPESEGEQAAEIKPVALKNILCVEAQSEIQDAMRKTLSRMGYRVMIVADPERAAERYSESPSDALIFDVDGLGPGSLDSLAAMRAKAEEDGLPFLALVLLGPRQDVLKEKLPAAERMIVLSKPLKLRQVQDAIAELLPVASATETSAS